The sequence CGCGTTGTCCAGCCCGCTGATCGTCTGGGCGCTCTGCCCGTAGTCGACGGCCGTCGCGAGCGCCCGGCCGTCCGCCGGGCCCGCCGCCCACATGGTCGGCCGGCCCCGATGGTCCGCCACCAGCGTGCCCCGGCGTCCGCTGACGGCGAGCGCCCGCAGCTCCGGCGGCAGCCCGACGGGGTCCAGCCAGGAACCGCGCGGAAGGGGCTCGCCCGCCTCGTACGCGCGCGAGACCTCCAGCAGTTTCCCGAGAGCCTTCTCCCGCGCCGTGGCCACCGTCTGCCGGGTCACCTCCACGTGCACGAGGGCGCCCAGCACCGCCGCCAGCGAGCAGCACATCACCACGATGAAGCACGCCGACTTCCAGGTCAGCGTGGCCGTCCAGGAAGGCAGCCGCAGGCGTCGCAGAGGCCGCGAGGACCGCGAGGACCGCGCGGGTCTCACGGGTCTCACGGCCGGCCCGGCGGGGGCGCGGGCTCCCGGCTGCCCGGGCCCTGCCCGTTGCCCGGCACCCGTACGATCTGCTCGCGCGTGGGCAGCATGGTCAGCTGCTTCTCGTCCCAGGACCAGGCGGTGATCAGCTCGTATCCGTGGTTGCCGCTGGGCACCCGCAGGATCACGTCACCTCCGGCCAGTTCCACCGTGATGACGGTCTCGGTGGTCGCCATGATCCGGTTGAGCCGTCCGTCCGGGTCGGCCGTGTAGACCCGTACGGACATCATCTTGTCCGGGAACTCGATGCCGACGATCAGCTCGTCCTTGCCGTTGCCCGTGAGGTCCCGGTAGTACGGCTTGAGCACCGGGCACGCCTCCGGCTCCTCCTCGTCCTTGTCCGCGCCCTTCGCGCACTCCCGGATCGCGGCCGCCGTCCGGGGCGGCATGCCGTCCGCGCCGACCTCGGTGTTCGGATGGGCGCTCAGCTCGGCCTGGACGAGCGCCACCGGGTCGACGGCGTGCACATCCTGGTCGCGGACCGGCGGGATCCCCTTGACGTACTCGGGCGGGGCGCCACCCGGATCGGCGGGCGGTACGGACGCGCCACGACGGTCGGGCCACAGATGTACGGGCCCGCTCGCGGTCGGCGTGGAGCCGGCGCTCACCAGCCCGCCCGCGTCCCCGCAGCCCGCCAGCAGCGGAACCAGCGCGAGGAGGGGGAGCAGAGGGCGCGCGGGCACACGCAAGCGCATTCTGTTCACAGCTCCCCGTGCCCTTCTGCCCGCGCTACGTCGACGCTCGATCACGTCAACCATATGCGGTGGAACATCCGTTTTTTACCCTGAGGTCTCAGCTGTCCGTGCGTCCTCGGCGCAGCATCGCGAATCCCAGCCCGGCCGCACCGACCGCCGCGATGCCGCCCGCGGCGGCGAGCAGCAGCACGCCGTCACCCGGACCGTCCGCCAGGGTACTCAGCCGCCGCCCACCGCCGGAGCCCTCGGCGAGGGCGTGGGTGTCCCCGGTGGTCGACTTCCGCGGACCGGAGGCCGGGACGACCTGCCCGCCGCGTGCGTCACCACGGGCTTCGTCGCGGGTCCCGGTCTTGTGCCCGTCGCCCGCCAGCGTGTGGTCGGCGCCTCGGGCCGGGACGTCTCCCATCCAGGAGCTCAGCCGGCCGGAGGAGTCCAACGCGGCGTGCAGGTCCCCGGAGCCGCCGAAGGCGGTGACCCCGTCACGGCTCGTCAGCGTGGCCGCCTTGGAGCCGTCGGCCGCCAGGATCTCGGCCTGGTAGGCCCCGTTCGCCGTGCGGTACACCTTCGCCGTGGAGACCCCGTCCGCGAGCGCGAGGCTCTTGACGAGGATCGACCGCGGGGCCGCGGAGTGCGCGGACGAGGCGGCGGGCACCCCGTCGGCCAGGGCGACGGCGGTGGGCAGCGCCAGCAGACTTCCGGCGCAGGCGGTCACGGCGGCGGCGCGAACGAGAGTGCGGCGGCTGGCGGTGGTCACGGGGAAATCCTTCGATGCCGGTCAGGGCCTGGGCCATCCAGGTGGGTCAAACCTAGGGCTCGGCCGTTGCGGAGGCGCCCCGTTCGTGTAACAGCGGAGTCGCAACCCTCCGTCGGAGTCGTTACACATCCGAGGGATTGCCCTGCGGCGTCCCGGCTGCTCCCATGGACGGCGGGGGTGAGGGCGATGCGCGGACTCAAGGTACTGCCGAGCGGCCGGCCCGGCCGCGGCCGGCTGTACGTCAACCTGCCCGACGGGCAGGCGGTGGGCTGGTACGACCGACAGGCCAACCGGATCAGCGTCCTGGCGGACGACCACCGTGAGGCGATCCTGGCGGTGCTCCGCCCCTACCTGAGCGGGACGGTCGCCATCGGCCCGCCCCCGGTACCCACCGCCTCCGACCTGCGCCGTCTCGCACTGCCGCCGGACGCGGACCTGGCCCCCAACTGCCCCGGCGAGACCTTGCTCGGCGAACTGGAACACGGCTCGGCGGGCACCAGGGCCCGGCACCGGCTGCGCCAGGACCTGACCGCGCAGCAGCGGATGGGCGACTCCTTGGACGCCCTGGAAGCGGACGGCTGGCGGGCCTTGCACTGCGTCCCGTTGCCGGGCCTGGGCCGCATCGACCACCTGCTCATCGGCCCGGCGGGGGTCTTCTGCGTGCGTACGATCCCGGGCCGCCGTCAGCGCGCGGTGGTCGGTGACCTCCTGCTCACGGTGGGCCGCACGGAACCCCGCCCGGACCCCCGCTGGATCCGCCGCGCGGCGGCCTTCGCCACGGCCGCCCTGGCCGCCGAGGTCACCCCGGCGCTGGCGGTGGTCGACGCCGCGCGGGTCGAGACGGCCCCCACGGTCCGCGATATCCGCATCCTCCAAACCCCGACGGCGACCCCGACCCTCACGGCGTCCCCGACAACCCTGAAACCCCCGGAGATCGAAGCCCTCTTCGCCCGAGCCCGAGACACCACCACCTGGCTGCCCCCCACCTGAGATTCCAGCCTCGCCGGCGTTTGAGGCACGGGGTCCGGGGCGGAGCCCCGGTTTCGGGAAGGGGCGGGTAGGGGAAAGCGCCGCAGGCACCGCCCGGCTCCGGCCCGGCCTGGCACCGCCCCCTCCGCTCAGGCGGAGGTCCGCTTCCGCGGTGCAGCCGTCTTCTTCGCTGACGCCGCCGCACCGGAACCGGTCTTCTTCGCCGCGGCGGTCTTGGCCGTACTCTTCGCCGTGGTCTTGGCCGTACGCGAAGTCGACTTGCCCGTCGCCGACTTGCCACCGGCCGTGGTCGTCTTCTTCTTCGTCGCGGCCGAGGCCGCCGTCTTCTTGGCCGAGGCCGCCGTCGACTTCTTCCCGCCGACCGCCTTCGGCGCCGCAGCGCCCGTACCCGCACGAGTCCCCGCCCCCGCCCGGGCCTTCCGCCGAATCGGCGTGACCTCGGCCTCCGCCGCTCCCTCGCCCTCGCCCTCGCCCCCTGCCTCGCCCTCCCTCTCCCCGTCGGCCTCCCCCCGGGAAGCCTTCGCGGCCCGCACACTCCTCTCCAACGCCGCCATCAGGTCGATCACCTGCCCGCCGGCCGGCTCCACCACGGCCTCCGTCGGCTCGAACGCCCCACCCGACTTCGCCACGATGAGCGCCTCCACGGCCTCCCGGTAGTCGTCGTGCAGCGAAGCCATCTCCACCTCCCCCAGCGTCGCCATCAGCGCGTCCGCCAGGTCGAGTTCGGCATCCCGTACGGTCACGTCGGCGTCCGGTGCCACTCCCTCCGGCGCCCGGATCTCGTCCGGCCACAACAGCCCGTGCATCGCGATCACGTCGTCCACGACCCGCAACATGCCCAGCCGCTCCCGCCCCCGCAGCGCGTACTTGGCGATCGCGACCTTCCGGCTCCGCTTGAGCGCCTCCCGGAGCAACGTGTACGGCTTCGCCGCCGTCGCCCCGTTCGCCGCGAGGTAGTACGCCGCGTCCATCTGCAGCGGATCGATCTCCTCCGCCGGCACGAACGACATGATCTCGATCGTCTTCGCGGTCGCCAGGGGCAGCTGCGCCAGGTCCTCGTCCGTGATCGGGACGATCGACCCGTCGGCCTCCTCGTACCCCTTGCCGATCTCCGCGCTCGGCACCTCCTCCCCGTCCAGCTCGCACACCTTGCGGTACCGGACGCGCCCGCCGTCATTGACATGGATCTGGCGGAAGGAGATCGAGTGGCTCTCGGTGGCGTTCACGAGCTTGATCGGGATGCTGACCAGGCCGAAGGAGATCGCCCCGTTCCAAATGGATCGCACGGTTCCTCCTGTTTCGTGGCAGTCTCATCGTATGACGCCGATCACATTGGTGGAGGGCCGTCGCATCGCGCTCAGCAATCTCGACAAGGTCCTCTACCCGGAGACCGGCTTCACCAAGGGCGAGGTGTTGCACTACTACGCCACCGTCGCGGGCCCGCTGCTCGCCCACATCCACGACCGACCGGTGTCCTTCCTGCGCTACCCCGACGGTCCCGACGGCCAGCTGTTCTTCACCAAGAACCCGCCGCCCGGCACACCCGACTGGGTGAGGACCACCCCCGTGCCCCGCTCCGAGGACCTCTCCGCCGCCCAGGTGGTCGTCGCCGACCTGGCCACCCTCATGTGGTCCGCCAACCTCGTCGTGGAGTTCCACACCCCCCAGTGGACGGCGGGCCACCCCGCCCTCGCCGACCGGATGGTCCTCGACCTCGACCCCGGCCCGCCCGCCACCGTCGTCGAGTGCTGCGCCGCCGCGCTCTGGCTGCGCGAGCGGCTCGCCGCCGACGGCCTGCACGCCTACGCCAAGACCTCCGGCTCCAAGGGCATGCACCTGGCCGTACCGCTGGAGCCGGTCCCCTCCGAGCGGGTGTCCGCGTACGCGAAGCAGCTCGCCCAGGAGGCCGAACGCGCGCTTCCCGAGCTGATCGTGCACCGCATGGCCAAGGCGCTGCGCCCCGGCAAGGTCTTCGTCGACCACAGCCAGAACGCCGCCGCCAAGACCACCGCCGCCCCCTACACCCTGCGCGCGCGGGCCCGGCCGACCGTGTCCGCGCCCGTCTCCTGGGCGGAGGTCGAATCCTGCCGCAGCGCCTCCGCCCTGGTCTTCCTCGCCGACGACATCGCACCGCGGCTCGCCCGCGACGGGGACCTCTTCGCCCCGCTGACCGACCCCGAGCACGCCCGCCCGCTGCCCGGGACAAGGGGCGGGACCGGGAGCCGGAGCGGGGCCCGGCCGTGATCCGCGTCGCGCTGGCCGCCGCCGTACGTACCCTGCCGCGCGGGGCGGGACTGGCGTACGAGCCGAAGTTCGACGGCCACCGGCTCGTCGTGCTGCGCTCGGCGACCGACGTGACGCTCCAGGCGCGCTCCGGCCGGATCGTGACCAGCGCCTTCCCCGACCTGGCCGCCGCCGCGCTGCTGTTGCCCGCCGACACGGTCCTCGACGGCGAGGTGGTCGTCTGGCACGCCGGGCGTACGGACTTCGCCCTGGTGCAGCGGCGGGCGGCGGCCACCGCCGCCCGGGCCGCCGTCCTCGCGCAGCGCCTGCCCGCCTCCTACGCCGCCTTCGACGTGCTGGAACTGGCCGGACTGGACCTGCGCGGCCGCCCCTACGAGCGCCGCCGGGCCCTCCTCGTCGACCTGCTGCTGCCCCTGGGTCCGCCGCTGCAGCCGGTGCCGATGACCACCGATCCGGAACTGGCCGCCACCTGGTACGAGACCCTGCCCGCCAGCGGCATCGAGGGCCTCGTCGTGAAACGGCTGGACCAGGCCTACCCGGCCGGGCGGCGCGGCTGGCAGAAGCTCCGGCACACCGACGTCCGCGACGCGGCGGTGGTCGGCTACACCGGCACCCCGCGCCGGCCGCTCGCCCTGGTGCTCGTCCTGCCGGTCGGCGACGAGACCCCGCTGGTGTCGAGCCCGCTGAGCGCGGCCCTGCGGGCGGAGGTGGCGGCCGAGGTGGCCGAGCGCGGCGCGGCCTCGCCCTCCTTGGCCACGGTCACGGCGATCGGGCTCGGGGAGGTTCCCTTCCGTGCGCTCGACCCACCGCTCACGGCGGAGGTCCGGCACACCTCGGCCCGGCATCCGCCGCCGGAGGTGCTCCGGCTACGGACGGACCTCTGACCCGCGCGGGAGGCGCGGGTCAGAGGCCGTCGAAGTGGTGCGTCAGGCGTGTGCGCCGCGTCCGGCGTCCGGCGGAGACCCCGGCTGTGGATGCGGTCCCGGGCCCTCCGGCAGCTTGTATCCGGACTCCCGTTCCGCCCGGACCTCGTCCGGATGGGCGGAGGTGGTGGAGCCGAAGTTCCCGTAGCCCTGCATCTCGTGCGGCCGTAGACCCCCCTCGGGG comes from Streptomyces virginiae and encodes:
- a CDS encoding nuclease-related domain-containing protein produces the protein MRGLKVLPSGRPGRGRLYVNLPDGQAVGWYDRQANRISVLADDHREAILAVLRPYLSGTVAIGPPPVPTASDLRRLALPPDADLAPNCPGETLLGELEHGSAGTRARHRLRQDLTAQQRMGDSLDALEADGWRALHCVPLPGLGRIDHLLIGPAGVFCVRTIPGRRQRAVVGDLLLTVGRTEPRPDPRWIRRAAAFATAALAAEVTPALAVVDAARVETAPTVRDIRILQTPTATPTLTASPTTLKPPEIEALFARARDTTTWLPPT
- the ku gene encoding non-homologous end joining protein Ku produces the protein MRSIWNGAISFGLVSIPIKLVNATESHSISFRQIHVNDGGRVRYRKVCELDGEEVPSAEIGKGYEEADGSIVPITDEDLAQLPLATAKTIEIMSFVPAEEIDPLQMDAAYYLAANGATAAKPYTLLREALKRSRKVAIAKYALRGRERLGMLRVVDDVIAMHGLLWPDEIRAPEGVAPDADVTVRDAELDLADALMATLGEVEMASLHDDYREAVEALIVAKSGGAFEPTEAVVEPAGGQVIDLMAALERSVRAAKASRGEADGEREGEAGGEGEGEGAAEAEVTPIRRKARAGAGTRAGTGAAAPKAVGGKKSTAASAKKTAASAATKKKTTTAGGKSATGKSTSRTAKTTAKSTAKTAAAKKTGSGAAASAKKTAAPRKRTSA
- the ligD gene encoding non-homologous end-joining DNA ligase, translated to MTPITLVEGRRIALSNLDKVLYPETGFTKGEVLHYYATVAGPLLAHIHDRPVSFLRYPDGPDGQLFFTKNPPPGTPDWVRTTPVPRSEDLSAAQVVVADLATLMWSANLVVEFHTPQWTAGHPALADRMVLDLDPGPPATVVECCAAALWLRERLAADGLHAYAKTSGSKGMHLAVPLEPVPSERVSAYAKQLAQEAERALPELIVHRMAKALRPGKVFVDHSQNAAAKTTAAPYTLRARARPTVSAPVSWAEVESCRSASALVFLADDIAPRLARDGDLFAPLTDPEHARPLPGTRGGTGSRSGARP
- a CDS encoding ATP-dependent DNA ligase produces the protein MRVALAAAVRTLPRGAGLAYEPKFDGHRLVVLRSATDVTLQARSGRIVTSAFPDLAAAALLLPADTVLDGEVVVWHAGRTDFALVQRRAAATAARAAVLAQRLPASYAAFDVLELAGLDLRGRPYERRRALLVDLLLPLGPPLQPVPMTTDPELAATWYETLPASGIEGLVVKRLDQAYPAGRRGWQKLRHTDVRDAAVVGYTGTPRRPLALVLVLPVGDETPLVSSPLSAALRAEVAAEVAERGAASPSLATVTAIGLGEVPFRALDPPLTAEVRHTSARHPPPEVLRLRTDL